The following proteins are encoded in a genomic region of Arachis stenosperma cultivar V10309 chromosome 4, arast.V10309.gnm1.PFL2, whole genome shotgun sequence:
- the LOC130973055 gene encoding heavy metal-associated isoprenylated plant protein 47-like, whose product MKQKIVMKVQMKCDKCRAKALTVASGTNGVDFVGIEGKEKDELVVIGDNVDAAKLTHSMRKKVGHTDLIMVAELKPK is encoded by the exons atgAAG CAAAAGATTGTGATGAAGGTGCAAATGAAGTGCGACAAGTGTAGGGCTAAAGCACTCACCGTTGCTTCTGGAACAAACG GTGTGGATTTTGTGGGAatagaagggaaagaaaaagatgaactgGTGGTGATTGGGGATAATGTGGATGCAGCCAAATTAACACACTCTATGAGGAAAAAAGTTGGTCACACTGATCTTATCATGGTTGCTGAGCTTAAACccaaataa
- the LOC130976667 gene encoding heavy metal-associated isoprenylated plant protein 47-like, translating to MKQKIVMQVHMNCQKCRTKALKVAASANGVDFVGIEGDEKKNMVVIGDGVDPVKLTNSLRKKVGQTNIISLAEVKSS from the exons atgaag CAAAAGATTGTGATGCAGGTCCACATGAATTGCCAGAAATGCAGAACAAAGGCACTCAAGGTTGCTGCTTCAGCAAACG GAGTGGATTTTGTGGGAATAGAGGGAGACGAAAAGAAGAACATGGTAGTTATTGGAGATGGGGTTGATCCTGTTAAGTTGACAAATTCTCTCAGGAAAAAAGTTGGACAAACTAATATCATAAGCTTAGCAGAGGTTAAATCCAGTTAA